The Emys orbicularis isolate rEmyOrb1 chromosome 14, rEmyOrb1.hap1, whole genome shotgun sequence genome includes a region encoding these proteins:
- the TERF2IP gene encoding telomeric repeat-binding factor 2-interacting protein 1: MASERAGPARSRTLFLQDDGSAMRFYVRPGPAKLQLAPLILAGGGRLCRVQEPGAVLLAQPDERGATGNFVSTEYVRHCVERNERLPLEHYRLAAEQVPVPVPAGSPAGRSAFTGSEDEAILLHVRDRAQGSVTGTALWKEMERARLTPHSWQAMRDRYLRHLRGQEHKYLLGGPGPAPPRSLARSARQPADSESWRKEVADVPHGVVQDQLTKGGSLFQLANKEFEGSESENETSDLQEENPAKDEELKSPEKTVSSQKRELKELVTAEDSAINETEPQEEEKPIRSCPSPTEVADAVKTVQHFMEEFSMDLSTVTQAFLKNSGEVEATSYFLHNSQRLDGYPIWCRQDDLDLQKADENVRSKLIAKFGAQNVVKRVAFRKS, from the exons ATGGCCTCGGAGCGCGCGGGCCCCGCTCGCTCGCGGACGCTGTTCCTGCAGGACGACGGCAGCGCCATGCGCTTCTACGTGCGGCCCGGGCCCGCCAAGCTGCAGCTCGCGCCGCTGATCCTGGCGGGCGGCGGGCGCCTTTGCCGCGTGCAGGAGCCGGGCGCGGTGCTGCTGGCCCAGCCCGACGAGCGGGGGGCCACGGGCAACTTCGTCTCCACCGAGTACGTGCGGCACTGCGTGGAGAGGAACGAGCGGCTGCCGCTGGAGCACTACCGGCTGGCGGCGGAGCAGGTCCCGGTCCCGGTCCCGGCCGGATCCCCGGCTGGCCGCTCTGCCTTCACGGGCTCCGAGGACGAGGCCATCCTGCTGCACGTGCGGGACCGGGCGCAGGGCAGCGTCACCGGCACCGCGCTCTGGAAGGAGATGGAGCGGGCCCGGCTGACGCCGCACTCTTGGCAGGCCATGCGGGACCGCTACCTGCGGCACCTGCGGGGCCAGGAGCACAAGTACCTGCTGGGCGGGcctggccccgcgccgccccGCAGCCTCGCCAGGAGCGCCCGGCAGCCGGCGGATAGCG AGTCCTGGAGGAAGGAAGTAGCTGATGTACCCCATGGAGTGGTTCAAGACCAATTAACAAAAGGGGGTAGCCTTTTCCAGCTGGCTAACAAAGAATTTGAAGGCAGTGAG TCAGAAAATGAGACCTCTGACCTTCAGGAAGAAAATCCTGCAAAAGATGAAGAGCTGAAGTCCCCTGAAAAAACAGTCTCCAGTCAGAAAAGGGAACTGAAAGAATTGGTAACTGCGGAGGACTCTGCTATAAATGAAACTGAGCCTCAAGAGGAGGAAAAGCCCATAAGGTCTTGCCCTtcccccacagaggtggcagaTGCAGTGAAGACAGTACAGCACTTCATGGAGGAATTCAGCATGGACCTCTCAACTGTTACACAAGCCTTTCTGAAAAACAGTGGTGAAGTGGAGGCCACTTCCTACTTCTTACATAACAGTCAGCGCTTGGATGGATACCCTATATGGTGCAGACAGGATGATTTAGATTTGCAAAAAGCAGATGAAAATGTCAGAAGCAAATTAATAGCAAAATTTGGAGCTCAGAATGTGGTAAAGCGGGTTGCGTTCAGGAAGAGTTAG